The following nucleotide sequence is from Trifolium pratense cultivar HEN17-A07 linkage group LG2, ARS_RC_1.1, whole genome shotgun sequence.
ttctttGTTCTACTAATATCtcataattcaaaaataaaataaaaggtctattgcaaaaatataaaataaaaggtcAGTTGTATTGAGTGACAGATCATAAATTATTGATTTGTCAATTAAGCATGTcattatttttaagagttatGCTCAATCTTCTTATAAATTTATGTAAATCTTAAAAACATCATAACAAGATAGATACTCTACATTTATGAAGACcatatttctattttctaaCATAAAACAAGAGTTTGAGGTGAGCAATTATTAGAAAGAAAACGGACATAGAATTAGAAACATAAAACAAACTgcatttattaatatattaatgtatACTTATGACACATTATATATTGTCTTTCTTATAAATCTAGaccatatatttatatatggtTCATATACCTAATTCAACATTCAAATGCAGAATTACTAAAACTTAATCATGCATACATGCACTTAAAAAAGTACATTTGCCAAACCAACAAGTACTACTAAagattttattcaaaaaaaataaaaataaaaataaaaagtattgcACTACTAAAGTTGACCAGAATTACTGAAAAACTCATTCATCTAATAACTTGATTTGAGCATCGGTAGCCTCGGCAGCTGCACGCGGCTTCCTTCCGTTAATAGCAAAGTTGATATCAGCTGCTATTTTCTGAGCATCATAAGCAATGCCTTGTAATCCATTTTTTGAGAATCCAGcacaataaattttatttcttcCTTTCCAGTGATTTGGAAAACATTGTTTTGGGAATCCATCCTCATTGAACAGCTCTTTGTAATCCTGCATTATATTTTCAACTCACTTCATAAGTACTATGAAATATTGTATCAAATTTACATTAATTTGGTGTAATTAATTACACTATAGATTATATAacgcatatttttttttttataatataccTTAAGCCACTTTTGCACATTGGTTCTGTATCCAGTAGCAAAGATTATGACATCAAATTCACCACTTCTTCCATCCTCAAACTCAACTATCTTGCCCTTTTTTATGCTTGCAATACCGGGGTATACCTATGATAAGAGTAGCACACATTTAAATACGATAAAATTCGTGATCGATTAATTGAACATCAGACGACTTATACTCTTAGTGCgtaataataaaatcaattttaaaaattccaGGTGCTGGATCGCCCGATTTATGATCGGTGGCTGAGATCGTGAGTTataaaactatattttaaatttgaaccgTCTGTTATTAAATTAACGTCTGGAATTGATTATTGTGTCATTATTTGACAGCAGTGAATATGTATCCTAATTTGAGATGATTATATATACTCTTTATACAATTTAATCCAttatctataataaaaaaagttaatgttaaaAAAGAATACTCTAAtatcaaatataaacaaaagtaaaatgttttttttaaaaaaaaattggattaaaTACATTTTAACTTGTAAAAAgagaatattaattaattaaaaagggTGTTTATaacaatccaaaaataaaatgaaaaatacctTTACTTTGCCTTTCTTGATCCATTTGATGCAACCAACATCAATGGTAGGTGAACGACCTGCACCACTGAATTTCCGGGCAAAGGGTCCTTCCTTTGGTCTTACCAAGCCATACTTGGACAAATCTCCATACATCAGTTTGCTCATAATCAGCAGCAGCTTGTCCACCTTATCAATACTTATGTATTTCACCAAAGACATTCCCACATACACCAtttcttttgtaaaataatGTACCTGTACATATTTGTTGTATTCAAATATAAccatcaaatttaatttatttacaccattagaaaaaattgaattatttacAACAAactagagataaaaaaaaagtaaattatgtCTTTCTTACACTTATCAAACAGAATGGGTGATCTTATTTGTTAACACAAGATCTTTTCTTGTAATGAggaaaaaatgcaaataaaacACGTAGAGTGATCTGGATTTACGGAGTTCAGATCTAAGTTAACTGATAAAATTAAGCGGCTTGAGGGAACACAGAGAATAACTTAcaattattattgaaaaaattttAACTACAGATTAAAATTATTGACGAAAATGAAATTAACCGTTGATCCTGTCTTTGGATCTTAGAGAtgacaaatttaaaaattaatttcattatttttgtcACTAATTTTTATCTTGTTAATTCAATATTTTCTAGTTTCTAGTAACAATAAGTTTTAGTCTCTAATATCTTTGAAGAGAGATGACTAAAACAAAGGAGATGTCTTTGGATCTTAGAGATGAGAACATTGAagattaattttgttattttttcactaatttttatctctttaattcaatttttgtatCAAATATATGTTTCTAGAAGAGTTAGAAATTACATGACGTCTTATGAAGTTTGAATCTATGTCAGTTGATAAAGTTTAAATGATTACGTGAATGAAGAAATATCTTACGCATAGtactggaaaaaaaattgaacaattgattaaaaaaaattagtgacaaaattgaagattaatttcattatttgtGTCTCTAATTTTTAGAGGGGTGGGGGGACTTAAAATTAAACTACATATGAGAAAAATGAACTACGGATTAaaattaatgacaaaaaaaattgaagattaattttactatttgtttctctaatttttatttcgttaatttaatttttctggttatattatttttattttattttggtacaatgGTTATATTATGTTTTAATTGGAGAGAGAAAGAGGACTTACAGGACTTCTTATAACCATCGAGGTATTTGCACCCCAAGTGAAGAGATCATAAGCAATCTCCATGCCAGAATTTCCACTTCCAACAACCAACACATTCTTATCATACCATGGTCTTCCATTCAAGTATTTGTTACAATGAAGGTATTCACCTTCAAAGTTTTCAAGCCCATTTATCATGGGAATATAAGCATCGCAGTTTTCTCCAGTTGCAACCACAAGATGATCAGCAAGATAAGTCTCGTCAGCATTTGATGTATTATCGGTCACGGTGACCCTCCATTTCCCACAATTAACATCAAAAGATGCATTGTTgacataacgattgtaccggATAGCGATATTAAAATTAATCACATACTCGTCCAAATAACGGAGAAAATCAACCCTAGGAACAAATTTTGGTAAATCAGATGAGAAAGGCATGTGAGGTAGGTTACAAAATTCTTTAGCCAAGTGAAGTTTTAAACGATCATAAGCTCTTTTTCTCCAAAGAGATGCATGACAATCATCTTTTTCTAAGATGATGTTTGGAATTGAAAATTTGTTAAGACATGCTGAGGTTGCTAGGCCAGCAGGACCAGCACCAACAATCACAACAGGCAGTTCAATTTCCATGGTTTGATTTTGCATATTGGTTTTTTTAGTTGTTAGGTTTTTGCTCATCAGCACTTGTATTTATAACTACTACGTATGCTTTGGTTAACATGTTAGTGAATTGCCATACAAATGTTTTAGTCATTTCTTTGGTcaacaagtattttttttttccttttttgacGGAAAaggaataataataaattaatatatattttttttggtttttttggtagaaaataaAGGATTTTCCATTGTCATGCATTAATAGAAGGAGGAGATTTATATATGGTATGGTGTgtccaaaaaaatgttttctttatttgttttggtCAAAAAGTATAATTTTATAGTATTACCTTTAATTGTTTTGTAACGGTTAccttttttggttttatatagtcaaaaaatttaattgtaaattttttattttgttgactgagtaaatacaattttcaataaaatttaataaaatattaaaagttaaaaataaaatatacaataaagaATGTACcgaaaaaaatatacaattttcaataataagtacaattgtaaatttttttcgtttgttgatttttctttttcaaatttcaatgagATATTAGAATTTTCTCctttgtttaattattattataatattattactcCTCTAAATGAAAAATTAGCAAAGtttatacaaaaatacaaatgTACTTGGTAAATattttagtccaaatacatttaatttttttaatgtttcttttactaatattttattatcagGTTGTGTTTATAGCAAGGTGTAATTATTTTGTAGACTTTGTTTCTCCTAGGcattccttattttatttttgaataaatcttttttagatttatagaaTATTGAATGTATTTGGTGTACTTGTAGTCAAAATTCATCGATCATtccataaatctaaaaaattaattttttattatataaaggTCGACGGGAAGGAGTATATTTTTGGACCCTTTGTTAAAGGCTCATGCTAGGGTGAGAGACCATCTCATTTCTCTCATCGGTGCACACCATGAGCAATTGTTAAATACCGTTGGATTGAATGtgatacatgatattatggtatatcgtcagtattatattaatttttaattttatttttgagaaaaaaaaaattccgatttttccataaaaaaaatttcgatatttttttggaaaaaaattttgcgattttttggggaaaaagTTTCGGTTTCGGATAAAACAATTccagagttttttttggaaaaaaaaaagttttcgatttttttttcggaaaaaaagttccgaaattttattcaaaaataaatttcggcaatgttgcccgggtgcgggtatggtaccggtacggggtacgtcattttttaaaaaaactaaggtacgggtacgtcccTATATGTaatttaaacaataaaaaaatcacaccacactttaaatgtaatttaaattgttcgaaacatcaaaatatgaaattaaaaaccaattagctcaaaaagagtcaattatttccctcttcatcatcactaaaaagagtgacctctagttaggttcaccacgagaaagactagcaatatcaagaatatcaactatatattaaataaatctcattcatctctCCGAATTtcccacatttttgttgcactttcattataagtattaatatttctctttcttgagagaagacgaagatttgtatgaataaaaactagatcttcATCTCTTTTTGAATTTAGTCTATTCCTTTTCAATGAATAGGTGAATAATTTCGGcggctactttgttattgttttttagcaatatttgctactttatattataaacaaataataaaaaacgtaaatcttcctataaaaaaaactaataataaaataaaaaggagaaaaaaaaaccgtgtttttttggattggtgtaccacgcgcgtaccacaggtgtaccacacgtgtacccattgcaaaaaaaaaaaaataggtacgGCGTCGGTGCGTACCGAGGGAGTACtatacgcgtaccggtacccggtactggtactcggtctaaaatggagtacACATGCAACATAGAATTTCAGATATTTTCCAGAAAAAGGTTTCCATTATTCAAATATTTTcgagaaattttttttggaaacaaaGTTCCCGATTTATTCGGGGAAACagtttcgaaatgttcacctaaaaaaatattgttgatatACAAAACaaagtgtaaaaataaaaaataaaattatataatactgATGATACACCGTAATGTCATGTATCAGATTCTATCCAATGTATAAAATTAGTGATGCACCGATGAGAGATATGAGATGAGATATCCCTCATCCTAACATGAGCCCCATATTGAAAATATCTTTTGTActcttctttattatgtttcatGTAATTTTTCTACcaactaattaattaagttgagctCATAGCGGCTAAATAAActcttttttaatttgaaacatAGTGCATTTGATATGAGCTTCTCGAAAATTGCACGTTCAAGGGTGGTACCTTaccattttcaataaaaaaatattttatccttaccatgttaataataataaatagagaacaaatgtaataatttattaaaattattttcttattttaataatataagcTTCGAGTAGACAACGGGAACGTCGTCGCGACGTGTCAACATAGTTGAGATGTCGCTTCTTATCCTGATAGCAATAcgctcttaatttatttatatataaaaaaacaatagttatatatCACGTCCATATTAAACGCTCCATTTGAAATAGTTTTTTCAAAGCTCGAAATAGTCTTTGAACCTTTAATTGTCAAATTTGTTAGAATTTTATGTTTCAGTAGAAAAAAATTAACtcctaaaatgatttttttttttgtctcaattaTAGTGATTTATTATCCCCATTGacaatttgaag
It contains:
- the LOC123905152 gene encoding probable indole-3-pyruvate monooxygenase YUCCA10, with the protein product MQNQTMEIELPVVIVGAGPAGLATSACLNKFSIPNIILEKDDCHASLWRKRAYDRLKLHLAKEFCNLPHMPFSSDLPKFVPRVDFLRYLDEYVINFNIAIRYNRYVNNASFDVNCGKWRVTVTDNTSNADETYLADHLVVATGENCDAYIPMINGLENFEGEYLHCNKYLNGRPWYDKNVLVVGSGNSGMEIAYDLFTWGANTSMVIRSPVHYFTKEMVYVGMSLVKYISIDKVDKLLLIMSKLMYGDLSKYGLVRPKEGPFARKFSGAGRSPTIDVGCIKWIKKGKVKVYPGIASIKKGKIVEFEDGRSGEFDVIIFATGYRTNVQKWLKDYKELFNEDGFPKQCFPNHWKGRNKIYCAGFSKNGLQGIAYDAQKIAADINFAINGRKPRAAAEATDAQIKLLDE